From the Chitinophaga lutea genome, the window GGGTGAGGTGGAGCGGTAAATCACGAACTGGCGGGCGCGGTTCATTTCATCGGTACCGGCCGTGTTCGTCCAGCTCAGGAGTACGGAATCCGTTCCCTGAGCGGCATTCAGCGACACGGGGGCTGAAGGCGCCACGTTGTCGCGCCAGGGCATGGCGGGCTGCAGCGCCGGTTTGTTATAAAACACGAGGCGCAGCGAATCGCGGAAGCGGTTCTTGTTGTTGCGCAGGCTGGTGGTGTTGTAAATCGACTGCCCGTAGATGTTCGGGTACAGGCTGTCGCGGTTCATCCTTACCTGCCGCGGTATCTGGGTGGAATCTTTTTTCCAGTTGTCGTTCGCATCGTCGAACACCTTGTAACCGGCCATGCCGATGTAGATGTGCCTTCCGGCGGCCTGGTTGTTCCACCAGGGTACGATGGCCGCATAGTTGGCGCCGGGCTGGCCTATCCACCAGTACACCTGCGGCATGATGTAATCCACCCAGCCTTCCTGCAGCCAGCGGCGCGTGTCGGCAAACAGCACGCTGTAGTGCTGAAGGCCGGTAGTGGGCGTGCCGATGTTGGGGTCGGTGCTGTTGCGGTAAATGCCGGAAGGCGATACCCCGAACTTCACCCAGGGTTTGATGGTGCGCACACTGTCGTACACCCGCTGAATGAGCAGGTTGACATTATCCCTCCGCCAGTCGGCCTTCACCGTAAACCCGCGGGGATAAGCGGCAAAGGTGGCATCGTCGTTATACGGCGTGGTGCCGGCCGGTGCCGAGGGCGGGTAAAAATAATCGTCGAAGTGAATGCCGTCCACATCATACCGTTTCACGATGTCTTCCACCACGCTCATGATATGGTCGCGCACCTGCGGCAGTCCCGGGTCGAGCACCTGCAGGGTGCCCTGGGTCAGCAGCCATTCAGGGTGCTGTTTGGCGACGTGGCTGGCGGCGAAGTTGGGCAGGTTATTGGTGTTGCCCACAGCGCGGTAAGGGTTCAGCCAGGCATGGAACTCCATGCCCCGTTTATGGCATTCCTCGATGGCAAAAGCCATCGGGTCCCAGGGCGTGGAAGGCGGAACGCCCTGCGTGCCGGTAAGGTCGTTGCTCCAGGGCTCGATGCTGCTGGGGTACAGGGCGTCGCACTGGCTGCGCATCTGTACATACAACACATTGATGCCGGTTGCTTTATGGTGATCGGCCAGGGCGATGAAGGCCGCCCTTTGCTGCGCCGGCGTCTGCGTTTTGTTCGGCCAGTCGATGCCGAAGTAGGAAGCGACCCACGCGCCGCGCAATTCCCTTTTGGGGGCTTTCTGGGCGTTGGAAACAATCGGTATAAGGCTGCAGAGCAGCAGGATACGTAGAAGTTTAGGCATTTTCCGGGGATTTTGGTTGATAATGGTTTTGTATATAATAAGAGCAACTGCCCCCCTTCAACCGTTATTCCCCCGGAAAAAATTTCCTGCCCTTTACCCGGCCGGTTTAAATGCCCCCTCGCGGGCGACCTTCAGCAGGATGTCCAGCATCTCCCGCGGCATGAAGGGTTTGTTCAGTACGTCATGAATGTTCATTTTAGCCAGCCGCACCCGCACATCGCTCATGATGTCGGCCGTAAAAATAATGATATGGGTATCGGGGTACTGCGCCATGATCGTTTCGGCCAGCGTATACCCGTCTATTTCGGGCATATGAAGGTCGAGCAGCGCAACATCGTAATGGTTTTGCCGGAGCAGCGCCATGGCCTCATGGGCGTTCTGCGCACAGTCCGGCTGAATACCGAAATATTCCAGCTGCCCCTTCGCCACCACCACGTTGATGTAGTTATCTTCCACGAAGAGCATCTTCAGGCCGGCGAATTTTTTTTCATATCCGGCCAGGGTTGCATCCTTGCCCGGCACAGGCAGTCTTTTCTGTACCGGCAGGTTGAAGGTGATGTCGAAATAAAACTCCGAGCCTTCACCCGGTGTACTTTTCAGGAAAATCTCACTGTTGTGCAGCCCCACCAGCCGTTTGGTAATGGCCAGGCCGAGGCCGGTGCCGGAATGTTTCCGCGTGGAGGCCGGCTGCACCTGCCTGAAACTCTCGAACACCGTTTCGTGCAGCTCGCGGGGGATGCCGATGCCGGTATCTTTGACCGAAAAATGGATCACGGCCGTTTCCTTCCCGGCCGATACCGGCCGCAGGGAAATGACCACCTCTCCTTCGTTGGTATAGGTGATGGCATTGCTCACGAGGTTGTTCAACACCTGGCTCAGCCGCAAC encodes:
- a CDS encoding family 10 glycosylhydrolase, producing MPKLLRILLLCSLIPIVSNAQKAPKRELRGAWVASYFGIDWPNKTQTPAQQRAAFIALADHHKATGINVLYVQMRSQCDALYPSSIEPWSNDLTGTQGVPPSTPWDPMAFAIEECHKRGMEFHAWLNPYRAVGNTNNLPNFAASHVAKQHPEWLLTQGTLQVLDPGLPQVRDHIMSVVEDIVKRYDVDGIHFDDYFYPPSAPAGTTPYNDDATFAAYPRGFTVKADWRRDNVNLLIQRVYDSVRTIKPWVKFGVSPSGIYRNSTDPNIGTPTTGLQHYSVLFADTRRWLQEGWVDYIMPQVYWWIGQPGANYAAIVPWWNNQAAGRHIYIGMAGYKVFDDANDNWKKDSTQIPRQVRMNRDSLYPNIYGQSIYNTTSLRNNKNRFRDSLRLVFYNKPALQPAMPWRDNVAPSAPVSLNAAQGTDSVLLSWTNTAGTDEMNRARQFVIYRSTSPYIDTTTADNILAITTGSETSFTDKNIVANTTYYYAVTALDRYHNESGLTNLSANLAPDIICPGAQELNGNADCTASLPDYRQLALVNDTTGITITQLPAPGALVAHNDLVRLIATNLGGRSDTCTFAVHLRDTVPPQIAGLGTSPSLIAIPNNKMVPVTVNYTVSDCSPVTSVITVTSNEPVYGAPDWEVVDGHTVKLRAQRLPLGNGRVYTITVTGTDSAGHVSTASTNVLVPGSKPWTHSDGLTVTALPNPTFTQFALLMRSTDALPISINVYGSNGQLVESRSGITPNSTLYIGNGYEGGIYYIEIIQGTKRQILRVIKIKH